The following coding sequences are from one Coffea arabica cultivar ET-39 chromosome 11e, Coffea Arabica ET-39 HiFi, whole genome shotgun sequence window:
- the LOC113718768 gene encoding uncharacterized protein isoform X2 gives MEIPEISIITDFGAAGMDCLQNPSLISGVFSLSNLTTQVYSFWKWGAVIIAIFATFSSIIKRIKVIHIRRIKSSSESLLQHLDIDLDLSDDDDSTNDSSRASSDSEDDDDSPTSTASFLNPFSGDRDFRLKGSTNYYKSQGQNGHLRIRRHRQNERSGGCEGLAWPDFGAGNGVVKLWDSLGLSLGFDSFDDYSDSDSVVSLWDFDKEKKISDAFGGLGDSPEAFVAAVPSRPVVLSAKAGDNSNGVVLGAYDTRMGGQKPALYAEWGRSSSPAKVVGLKSGGVDKVYVRDDVSGALTVGDVRRVKTPLETVTETDGDLWWDADAVILEDEFADCSK, from the coding sequence ATGGAAATCCCAGAAATCAGCATAATAACCGATTTTGGAGCTGCTGGAATGGATTGCCTGCAAAACCCATCTTTAATTTCTGGAGTCTTCTCTCTCTCCAACTTAACCACCCAAGTGTACAGTTTCTGGAAATGGGGTGCAGTAATTATAGCCATTTTTGCAACTTTCAGCAGCATCATTAAAAGAATCAAAGTCATTCACATTCGCAGGATCAAATCCTCTTCGGAATCCCTCCTCCAACACCTCGACATTGATTTGGACCTCAGCGACGATGATGATTCCACCAATGATTCGTCGCGGGCCTCATCCGATAGCGAGGATGACGACGACAGCCCGACTTCTACGGCGTCGTTTCTTAATCCTTTCTCAGGCGATAGAGATTTTCGCCTTAAGGGCTCGACTAATTATTACAAAAgccaggggcaaaatggtcattTGAGAATCCGACGCCACCGCCAGAATGAACGCTCCGGTGGTTGCGAGGGATTGGCATGGCCAGATTTTGGCGCCGGAAACGGCGTTGTTAAGCTGTGGGACAGTTTAGGATTAAGCTTAGGTTTCGattcttttgatgattattCGGATTCCGACAGCGTTGTTTCGTTGTGGGATTTTGATAAAGAGAAGAAGATAAGCGATGCTTTTGGTGGCTTGGGTGATTCTCCGGAGGCTTTTGTGGCGGCGGTGCCGTCTCGCCCGGTGGTTTTGTCAGCTAAGGCGGGTGATAATAGCAACGGCGTCGTACTGGGTGCCTATGACACGAGAATGGGAGGTCAAAAGCCAGCTCTATACGCGGAATGGGGCCGGTCAAGCTCGCCGGCGAAGGTGGTCGGTCTGAAATCCGGCGGTGTTGATAAGGTTTACGTTAGGGATGACGTCAGCGGGGCTTTAACGGTAGGTGACGTGCGGAGAGTGAAGACTCCGCTGGAAACTGTGACGGAGACTGACGGCGATTTATGGTGGGACGCTGACGCCGTTATTCTCGAGGACGAGTTTGCTGACTGTTCAAAATAA
- the LOC113718768 gene encoding uncharacterized protein isoform X1: protein MKRKRNVNKPFSLVDEWLDECYNAEVSLKRNANSSHTIEQSEELSTNLPFSQAHPANPIHMHSDTTYVNIQTSGNNAHLIRPTFHFMTDPNSNIIRKDHDNYTNEVVPVSKHLSSSNVASMHGLDSSHLRTLNQSNHNQLLLTSNIDEVYAHSHSSPSINFTCIPEIHTSHIKSCPQPNDIDLRSSSNRTSSYQDSFNENYNLTVTRLRGISGTANVSTSQPTSSVLPLSAILSHPSAYDLEEKRFEKKNYRRQAYIKWKSKKLRRHGCTKIQHVPALRLERIENCTAATNSALQSDVQSLTQKGWHQGIPKKGIKAQTKRLRKKKLTTESICPINVSNVDELLENEEAVMSSFQEDPDFVSVREYYAYKLQKQIQIGS from the exons atgaaaagaaaaaggaatgtaAATAAACCCTTTAGTTTAGTAGATGAGTGGCTCGATGAATGTTACAATGCTGAGGTTTCATTAAAAAGGAACGCAAATAGCTCTCATACAATAGAACAATCTGAAGAGCTATCAACAAACCTCCCATTTTCTCAGGCTCATCCTGCTAATCCAATCCATATGCATTCTGATACTACATATGTCAATATTCAGACCTCAGGAAATAACGCTCATCTAATTCGTCCCACCTTCCACTTTATGACAGACCCAAATAGTAACATCATTAGGAAGGATCATGACAATTATACTAATGAAGTTGTCCCTGTTTCTAAACATTTATCCTCTTCCAATGTCGCATCTATGCATGGATTAGATAGTTCTCATTTAAGGACcttaaatcaatcaaatcatAACCAGCTCCTATTAACCTCTAATATTGACGAGGTTTATGCTCACTCTCACAGTTCGCCTTCCATCAATTTTACATGTATCCCTGAAATCCATACTTCTCATATCAAGAGCTGCCCTCAACCTAATGATATTGATCTTAGATCAAGCTCAAATAGAACATCTTCTTATCAAGACAGCTTTAATGAGAACTATAATCTCACAGTCACTCGACTTCGTGGTATAAGTGGAACAGCAAATGTTTCCACTTCTCAACCAACTTCCTCAGTACTACCTCTCTCTGCTATTCTTTCTCATCCTTCTGCATATGATCTTGAAGAAAAACGCTTCGAGAAAAAGAATTATAGAAGACAAGCATACATAAAGTGGAAATCTAAGAAATTACGTAGACATGGTTGCACTAAAATCCAACATGTACCAGCTCTGAGATTGGAAAGGATTGAGAATTGCACAGCTGCTACCAACTCTGCATTACAATCCGATGTACAATCACTAACCCAAAAAG GATGGCACCAAGGCATTCCGAAAAAGGGAATAAAGGCACAAACTAAgagattgagaaaaaaaaaacttacaacCGAATCTATTTGCCCCATCAATGTCTCTAATGTAGATGAATTACTTGAGAATGAAGAGGCTG TAATGAGTAGCTTTCAAGAAGATCCAGATTTCGTTTCCGTGCGAGAGTATTATGCTTATAAGCTCCAGAAGCAGATACAGATTGGATCATAA
- the LOC113717710 gene encoding VQ motif-containing protein 8, chloroplastic-like gives MDPVNFFREEPRRVINGPHPSPLRINKDSHVIQKPSSMNQVYKKAATEQNTRLSTQQPRQPVIIYTHSPKIIHTKPKDFMALVQKLTGFSRSEEQIVEAESKRDDQTITISQEDNDSSSVTSDDKYEGDNASDVIKESSSAVSPVNKGLNPYLTDIPLFTPNSNLFSSPQPVFRYPDVVFTSPNIVSSLSPSFVEFMKGLPEY, from the coding sequence ATGGATCCAGTGAATTTTTTCCGTGAAGAACCAAGAAGGGTGATCAATGGTCCTCATCCATCACCATTGAGGATTAACAAGGATTCTCATGTTATACAGAAACCATCTTCGATGAATCAAGTTTACAAGAAGGCTGCGACGGAGCAAAATACTAGGTTGAGTACTCAGCAGCCGAGACAGCCCGTGATTATTTACACTCATTCTCCTAAGATTATTCATACAAAGCCTAAGGATTTCATGGCTTTGGTGCAAAAACTTACGGGTTTTTCGCGGTCCGAGGAGCAAATTGTTGAAGCTGAATCTAAGAGGGATGATCAAACAATTACCATCAGTCAAGAGGATAATGACTCGTCTTCGGTTACAAGTGATGACAAGTATGAAGGTGATAATGCTAGTGATGTGATTAAGGAGAGCTCATCTGCAGTGTCCCCTGTTAACAAAGGCCTAAATCCATACTTAACTGATATCCCTCTATTTACTCCAAACTCAAACTTATTTTCTTCACCTCAGCCTGTTTTCAGATACCCTGATGTGGTATTTACCTCCCCAAATATCGTCAGTTCGCTGTCTCCTTCGTTTGTGGAGTTCATGAAGGGTCTTCCGGAGTACTGA